One genomic window of Terriglobia bacterium includes the following:
- a CDS encoding ABC transporter permease → MRWIYKLPLRLRSLFRKKRVEDDLSAELRFHLDRLIEANAAKGMSVEEARYAALREFGGIEQMKEECRDSWGVRVIHEAAQDLHYGLRQLRRNPGFTVIAILTLALGIGANTAIFSVVDAVLLRPLSYPHPDQIVLMFDVPLKQSDALGGISYRDFTEIRQQNRVFSEMAGNSFHDLTLTGTGEPSIVNTADVTPEIFLLLGAKPLAGRTLLPEDGKRGAAPVALLSENLWRTRFGSDPALIGRSINLDMRSFSVVGILPASFHYPDGAVHQDVWIPIAQDPVFGPLTLKPGVPVMSGVGRLKPGASIAEAQAEMDTLSARLAKEYPAQDSGVKIRIVPFRQLVVGDVKPALLVLLAAVGLVLLIACANIANLLLSRATSRAHEIAMRTTLGAGRARIVRQLLTESALLGLLGGIAGVVLAAWGVWSFRPFLPPDVTRINSIHVGGPVLVFALLLSLAAALVFGLAPAFLAAPSNLQTAIQEGSERAGQRGGRYMRSFLSIAEISLAMVLLVAGGLLIRSFARVTSVNPGFDPENVTEAEVSLPQFEYSTPQQWTAFSRDLLARLHAQPGLRDSALGGPLPMDRQGEANFAFTIAGNPPLPPGKTSTADYATVSPEYFRVMRIPLLRGRFFSEQDSPSNPMVAIISETLARRYFPNQDPIGRQMRFGFPPNSDVSRKIVGVVGDVRDVALSREPGPMMYVPFPQAPLWGGEVVVRSSSSPSSVARHISEVVHSIDKDLPVTDVQSFPDVLGASVAQERFRTLLMASFSAIALLLATIGIFGVISYSVSQRTREIGIRMALGAEKGDVLRMVIGQGLKLALTGVAIGIAGAFVLTRFLAGLLYSVTPTDPLTFVAVSVVLIAVALAACYIPARRASKVDPMVALRHE, encoded by the coding sequence ATGCGCTGGATTTACAAATTGCCGCTTCGGCTGCGGTCGTTGTTCCGGAAGAAGCGCGTGGAAGACGATCTGAGCGCGGAGCTGCGCTTCCACCTCGACAGATTGATTGAAGCAAACGCCGCCAAAGGCATGAGCGTGGAAGAAGCCCGCTATGCGGCTCTTCGTGAGTTTGGAGGGATTGAGCAAATGAAAGAAGAATGCCGTGACAGTTGGGGCGTGCGCGTGATCCACGAAGCCGCCCAGGACCTCCACTATGGGCTCCGCCAGCTTCGGCGCAATCCGGGCTTCACTGTGATCGCAATCCTCACCCTGGCGCTTGGCATCGGCGCCAACACGGCGATTTTCAGCGTCGTGGACGCGGTGCTTTTGCGACCGCTCTCCTATCCCCATCCCGATCAAATCGTCCTGATGTTCGATGTTCCACTGAAACAATCGGACGCGCTCGGAGGAATTTCCTACAGGGACTTCACCGAGATACGCCAGCAGAACCGCGTGTTCAGCGAGATGGCTGGAAATTCATTTCACGATCTTACCTTGACCGGAACAGGCGAGCCATCCATTGTGAACACTGCGGATGTGACGCCCGAGATATTTCTGCTGCTGGGCGCCAAGCCCCTGGCGGGCCGCACGCTGCTGCCCGAGGATGGCAAGAGAGGCGCCGCGCCCGTGGCCCTGCTGAGCGAAAACCTCTGGCGCACCCGCTTTGGTTCCGATCCGGCCCTTATTGGCCGATCCATCAACCTGGACATGCGTTCTTTCAGCGTTGTCGGAATCCTGCCGGCAAGCTTTCACTATCCTGACGGGGCTGTCCATCAGGACGTATGGATTCCCATCGCGCAGGACCCTGTGTTCGGACCTTTGACATTGAAGCCCGGCGTGCCTGTGATGAGCGGCGTTGGCCGGCTAAAACCGGGCGCATCCATTGCGGAGGCTCAGGCCGAGATGGACACGCTGAGCGCGCGGCTTGCGAAGGAATATCCCGCGCAAGACTCCGGAGTGAAGATCCGGATTGTGCCCTTCCGGCAACTGGTGGTTGGGGACGTGAAACCCGCGCTCCTTGTTTTGCTGGCGGCGGTTGGCCTGGTGCTGTTGATCGCCTGCGCCAACATTGCGAACCTGCTTCTATCGCGCGCCACTTCCCGCGCGCACGAGATTGCCATGCGGACCACGCTGGGGGCGGGACGCGCCCGCATTGTCCGGCAATTGCTGACGGAAAGCGCTTTGCTGGGATTGCTCGGCGGAATTGCTGGCGTGGTCCTTGCGGCCTGGGGGGTCTGGAGTTTCCGTCCTTTTTTGCCGCCGGATGTGACCCGGATCAATTCAATTCACGTTGGTGGGCCGGTCCTTGTGTTCGCGCTGTTGTTGTCTCTTGCCGCCGCGCTGGTGTTTGGACTGGCGCCCGCGTTCCTGGCAGCCCCGTCCAACTTGCAGACAGCCATCCAGGAGGGCAGCGAGCGTGCCGGCCAACGGGGCGGCCGGTATATGCGCAGTTTCCTTTCGATTGCAGAAATTTCGCTTGCAATGGTGCTTTTGGTTGCGGGCGGCCTCCTCATCCGCAGCTTTGCGCGGGTCACGTCGGTCAATCCGGGTTTCGACCCGGAGAACGTCACAGAGGCTGAGGTTTCTCTCCCCCAGTTTGAATATTCGACACCGCAGCAGTGGACGGCTTTCTCCAGGGACCTGTTGGCGCGGCTTCATGCGCAGCCCGGCCTGCGGGATTCCGCACTGGGGGGTCCGCTCCCGATGGACCGCCAAGGCGAAGCCAACTTTGCATTTACCATCGCAGGGAATCCTCCGCTTCCACCTGGCAAAACCAGCACCGCCGATTACGCCACGGTGAGCCCTGAATATTTTCGCGTGATGCGAATTCCACTGCTCCGGGGCCGCTTTTTCTCCGAGCAGGATTCGCCGTCCAACCCGATGGTGGCGATCATCAGCGAAACGCTGGCACGGCGCTATTTCCCGAACCAGGACCCGATCGGAAGACAAATGAGGTTTGGATTTCCGCCAAACAGCGATGTGTCGCGCAAAATCGTCGGCGTGGTCGGCGACGTGCGGGACGTAGCGCTCAGCCGGGAGCCCGGTCCGATGATGTATGTGCCCTTCCCCCAGGCGCCTCTTTGGGGAGGGGAGGTCGTTGTAAGGAGTTCGTCTAGCCCATCGAGCGTGGCCCGCCACATCAGCGAAGTCGTACACTCCATTGACAAGGACCTGCCGGTGACGGATGTCCAATCCTTCCCGGACGTGCTCGGCGCCTCCGTCGCGCAGGAGCGGTTCCGCACCTTACTGATGGCCTCATTCAGCGCGATTGCGCTGCTCCTCGCCACCATCGGAATCTTTGGGGTGATTTCGTACTCGGTGTCGCAGCGCACCCGGGAAATCGGCATCCGCATGGCGCTGGGGGCGGAGAAGGGAGACGTTCTAAGGATGGTTATTGGGCAGGGACTGAAACTGGCGCTGACCGGGGTTGCGATCGGGATTGCCGGGGCATTCGTGTTGACGCGGTTCCTGGCGGGCTTGCTTTACAGCGTCACGCCCACCGATCCGCTCACGTTCGTCGCCGTCTCAGTGGTCCTGATCGCCGTGGCGCTGGCGGCATGCTACATCCCCGCGCGCAGAGCGTCGAAAGTGGATCCCATGGTGGCGCTGAGACACGAATAA
- a CDS encoding ABC transporter permease: MRWIYKLPLRLRSLFRKSGVENELNDEVRFHLEKLIEEKLAQGLDAEEARYAALREFGGMEQMKEECRDSWGVRIVSELGQDLRYGLRQLRRNPGFTLVAVLTLALGIGANTAIFSVINALMLRALPVRAPDQLVAIGNPSHVHGWSNGTPRTDIFSYPLYCQVRDQNRVFSSLLASAHIDSLQIRIDRGAEKARGRLVTGNYFETLGVQPLLGRTFTAAEDRVPGGDPVVVISYDYWRDRFSGDSAVIGRTVRLNNYPLTIIGVAPPGFFGEVVGDRADLWVPMMMEPQVLPGRNFLETPDISTLLLMGRLRPGVTIPQAREDAVAVVRQALTETLSASLTADDRGAMRTMKFDVEVSPGGRGLSRLREEFSTPLLLLMGLVGVVLLVACVNVANLLLARSATRQREFAVRLAVGAGRGRVFRQVMTEVMLLVAMGGALGLLVAEWGAGALVSMTSRGSTNMLAVGVDRRVFVFTAVVCLAVGLLFGLAPALRSLRADLDSALREGDRGASRNWGRAGSLLVGSQIALGVLVLMASALLVRSLRKLQEVDLGYSRDHLVLAKVDLVTSGYKGPEILNQTRKLLEGLASLPGVRSVTASSNGLFSGDESSDDIRIDGFTPVKKGDLHSADDEVGPNYFSAIGVPIVLGREISQQDFQSGARVMVVNETFAKFYFGRRNPLGHKVYIADSDHPGQPPYDIIGVARDVHDHGIRAAVRRRVYAPLSSASFDDFGAPNLEVRAVGNPRALASSVRTRIHDSDPNVIIDSVETAGDLVTDSVTSQVLVAKLSALFGLLVLALVYVGVYGTLSYRVAGRTREIGVRMALGANRRDVLGMVVREAALMLLVGAVAGILGGMATARIFSSLLFGVSGGDPVSIGATIATLAAVTLAAAVVPARRAAKVDPMVALRYE, translated from the coding sequence ATGCGCTGGATTTACAAATTGCCGCTTCGGTTGCGATCGCTGTTCAGGAAGAGCGGCGTTGAGAACGAACTCAACGATGAAGTGCGCTTTCACCTCGAAAAGCTGATCGAAGAGAAGCTCGCCCAAGGCCTGGACGCGGAAGAAGCACGCTACGCAGCACTGCGTGAATTTGGAGGTATGGAGCAGATGAAAGAAGAATGCCGAGACAGTTGGGGCGTGCGCATTGTCAGTGAACTTGGGCAGGATCTCCGTTACGGCCTGCGCCAGCTTCGGCGCAATCCGGGCTTCACACTTGTTGCTGTTCTAACGCTTGCGCTGGGCATTGGCGCCAACACAGCAATTTTCAGCGTGATTAACGCGCTGATGCTTCGCGCGCTGCCGGTCCGAGCGCCCGATCAACTCGTTGCGATCGGCAATCCCAGCCACGTTCATGGCTGGTCGAATGGGACTCCGCGCACGGATATTTTTTCGTATCCTCTCTATTGCCAGGTGCGCGACCAGAACCGCGTGTTCTCGTCTCTGCTGGCCAGCGCACACATTGACAGTTTGCAGATCAGGATTGACCGCGGCGCGGAAAAGGCCAGAGGCAGGCTTGTGACCGGCAATTATTTCGAGACGCTTGGCGTCCAGCCGCTGCTTGGCCGGACGTTCACGGCTGCGGAAGACCGTGTTCCTGGCGGAGATCCGGTTGTGGTGATCAGTTATGACTACTGGCGCGACCGCTTCTCGGGCGATTCCGCCGTGATCGGGCGCACCGTGCGCCTGAATAATTATCCTTTAACGATCATCGGAGTGGCTCCGCCCGGATTCTTCGGCGAGGTGGTGGGCGACCGCGCGGACCTCTGGGTTCCCATGATGATGGAGCCCCAGGTATTGCCCGGGCGCAACTTTCTGGAGACGCCCGACATCTCGACTTTGCTGCTGATGGGGCGGCTTCGCCCGGGCGTTACCATCCCGCAGGCACGGGAGGATGCGGTTGCGGTGGTCAGGCAAGCGCTCACTGAAACGCTTTCGGCCAGCCTTACCGCGGACGACCGCGGCGCCATGCGGACTATGAAATTTGATGTTGAGGTGTCGCCGGGCGGGCGAGGCCTTTCACGGCTGCGGGAGGAATTTTCAACTCCTTTGCTCCTGCTGATGGGGCTGGTCGGGGTGGTGTTGCTGGTGGCGTGCGTGAACGTCGCAAATTTATTGCTGGCGCGATCGGCAACCCGCCAGCGTGAGTTTGCCGTGCGGCTGGCGGTGGGCGCCGGGCGCGGCAGGGTTTTTCGCCAGGTGATGACAGAAGTCATGCTGCTGGTTGCCATGGGCGGCGCGCTGGGCTTGCTGGTGGCTGAATGGGGAGCTGGCGCTCTCGTGAGTATGACCAGCCGCGGCAGCACGAACATGCTGGCGGTGGGCGTTGACCGGCGAGTGTTTGTGTTCACCGCCGTCGTATGCCTGGCGGTGGGCCTGCTATTTGGCCTGGCGCCCGCGCTTCGTTCTCTCCGTGCTGATTTGGACAGCGCTCTCAGAGAGGGCGACCGGGGCGCCAGCCGCAACTGGGGCCGCGCAGGCTCCCTTCTGGTGGGCTCGCAGATCGCGCTTGGTGTGCTGGTGCTCATGGCTTCGGCGCTGCTCGTCCGGAGCCTTCGCAAACTGCAGGAGGTTGACCTCGGATACAGCCGCGATCATCTGGTGCTGGCGAAAGTGGACCTTGTCACCAGCGGCTACAAGGGGCCGGAAATTTTGAACCAAACCCGCAAGCTGCTGGAAGGCCTGGCAAGCCTGCCGGGCGTGCGCAGCGTGACGGCATCGTCGAACGGTCTGTTCAGCGGCGACGAATCGAGTGACGATATTCGCATCGACGGATTCACTCCCGTCAAAAAAGGGGATCTGCACTCTGCCGACGACGAGGTTGGGCCGAATTATTTCAGCGCCATCGGTGTGCCCATCGTGCTCGGGCGCGAAATCAGCCAGCAGGATTTCCAAAGCGGCGCGCGGGTGATGGTGGTGAACGAGACCTTCGCCAAGTTCTATTTTGGCCGCCGCAATCCCCTGGGGCATAAGGTGTACATCGCGGACTCCGATCATCCCGGACAGCCGCCTTACGACATCATTGGCGTGGCGCGCGATGTTCACGATCACGGTATTCGCGCGGCGGTGCGCAGGCGCGTGTACGCACCTCTGAGCAGCGCCAGCTTCGACGACTTCGGCGCTCCGAACCTCGAAGTGCGAGCCGTGGGGAACCCTCGCGCATTGGCCAGCAGCGTGAGAACCAGGATTCACGATTCGGATCCGAACGTCATTATTGACAGCGTGGAGACAGCAGGCGATCTGGTAACCGATTCGGTCACTTCGCAGGTGCTGGTGGCGAAGCTTTCGGCGCTTTTTGGCCTGCTGGTTCTGGCGCTGGTGTATGTGGGTGTTTACGGAACTCTGTCCTATCGCGTCGCCGGACGGACGCGGGAGATCGGCGTTCGAATGGCGCTCGGCGCAAATCGCCGGGACGTTCTCGGGATGGTAGTGCGCGAAGCAGCTCTGATGCTGCTGGTTGGAGCGGTGGCGGGAATATTGGGCGGCATGGCGACGGCGCGGATTTTCAGCTCGCTGCTTTTCGGAGTGAGTGGGGGCGATCCAGTGTCCATTGGCGCAACCATCGCCACTCTGGCGGCGGTGACTCTGGCCGCCGCTGTCGTTCCCGCCCGCCGCGCGGCCAAGGTTGATCCGATGGTGGCGCTGAGATACGAATGA